DNA from Leptospira harrisiae:
ATTCGTGAGGCGGAAGGTCTTCTCAAACGTTATTATAGTCAGTTTATTGAAGAAAAGAGGATATGGGAAGATAGAGAAAAGGGTAATGTATATAATTCACGGACGGAGATGAATGACATTCGCCTTTTGTTATGGCAAAGTACTCATAAAAATTCTGAAACTTATATTGTTCGAGATTCACCAGTATTATATAATTTACACATAAGACTTGCTAGGTTGTTTGTTGAGTCTGAAAAATTTGCTCCTGCATTACGTCATTACTTAGCTGCATTTCGATACCATCCATTAGAAATGACAGAAGAAGGGTTTCGAAATGGTGAGTGGCAAAAAGAGGATATCCTTGGATATGATTCATCTTCTGCAAAGGAACATGATCGATTGTATAACGAATGGAAATTAGCAGAACAAAAACTAAAAAAAACAAAAGATGAAATTCATATTAAAGAAAGTAATTGGATCAGAGAAGGAAAAAATTTATCTGATTTGATTCCTCAATCAAAGATTTGGAAAGAGGATGTTCGTATCGCAGAAGAAAATAGGAAATTTAGCAAACAAAAGTATGATGACTCTGTGAATCTCAGGTATCAGGCTTATCTTAATAAACGAAAACAAGTTGAATCCAATGATTTATATGCATTTGCAAATGTTGTTAAAAAATTAGAAGATGATAACAAAGAAAGACTTAAAATTGTTAACAAACTTGGTACTGCTGGTAAAGGGATTTATGTTTTGTTTGATTACAAGAGGAATACTGATTTTTTTGCTTACGAACTAATTTTAGAAAGAGCTTACCGATTATGGAATGAAAATCCGTTGGTTTTGACAGATATTGCAGAACAATATCGTCAAGATGGTAAAAAAGAGAGAGCTGCTGACTTTTTCGAAAAAGGTTTATTTGAACTTTTAAAAATACAGAATCCATCTGAGGAAGAAAAAGAGAAAATTATTAAATCGAACCTACGTTTGGCTACAATTAATGCTGATTTAAAACGAAATATCATCGCTGGTCAGTATTATGAAAAATATTTTAATTTATCTTCTGATTCTACTGATAAAACAAGAGTTTCCTATGAAATTGGCGTTTTTTTCAATTCACAAATTGGTGATCCAGATCGTGCGACTCCATTTTTGGAATATTGGTTGGAACGAAATAGCAAAGACTGGAATCCATCATTGGATGTTGATACTGGGCTTACGGAGTTGGAATCAATTGCATATTATTATCTTAGTAAAAAAGACAAAAAACATAAGCGAAATGAATTGGAACGTAACAAACTTAATATTTCATTTGCTCAATGGAAAAAGTTAGATGAAAAGTTGGTTTCAGCAGAGAAAGAATTAAAAGATTTAATTGAGAAGAAACAGAATCTTAAAAAAGATTTAATGGTAACTACTTTAGATGATATTCTATCGCAATATCGTTTGATGGATTTAAAAATTGAGGACCAAGAAGCCGTCATTCGTGTATTGGAAACGAAAAAAAACAAGGTTCCTTTGATTAAAATTTTGTTTCGATTGGGTGTGTTAGCTGAGGAGTCAAGGGATTTTGTGAAAGCAAAAGAGCATT
Protein-coding regions in this window:
- a CDS encoding tetratricopeptide repeat protein, which produces MQRDKAPSGLGRENIKNMETYFLWKLGEIGDSVKKVSRLLFSPSYLLHSHSIVTRILFLVLWSHFGSGNLFAGEEDRRNPLSGLYLSPLQVISTEEIQTLDSEKRIPIDEDSGIALRDEPKAVDPNAQDVPVVPGADIPVDVGLESGPKNLETKIREAEGLLKRYYSQFIEEKRIWEDREKGNVYNSRTEMNDIRLLLWQSTHKNSETYIVRDSPVLYNLHIRLARLFVESEKFAPALRHYLAAFRYHPLEMTEEGFRNGEWQKEDILGYDSSSAKEHDRLYNEWKLAEQKLKKTKDEIHIKESNWIREGKNLSDLIPQSKIWKEDVRIAEENRKFSKQKYDDSVNLRYQAYLNKRKQVESNDLYAFANVVKKLEDDNKERLKIVNKLGTAGKGIYVLFDYKRNTDFFAYELILERAYRLWNENPLVLTDIAEQYRQDGKKERAADFFEKGLFELLKIQNPSEEEKEKIIKSNLRLATINADLKRNIIAGQYYEKYFNLSSDSTDKTRVSYEIGVFFNSQIGDPDRATPFLEYWLERNSKDWNPSLDVDTGLTELESIAYYYLSKKDKKHKRNELERNKLNISFAQWKKLDEKLVSAEKELKDLIEKKQNLKKDLMVTTLDDILSQYRLMDLKIEDQEAVIRVLETKKNKVPLIKILFRLGVLAEESRDFVKAKEHYERIISEGGETDIRVALKELERVKRILETGNIQPPINESI